Proteins found in one Salvia splendens isolate huo1 chromosome 10, SspV2, whole genome shotgun sequence genomic segment:
- the LOC121750261 gene encoding probable membrane-associated kinase regulator 6, giving the protein MEASLQTPSIESFSYSWLANLKPSSFEDSLISSDHDEGASFIEMDPRLPPSKRFIRVSSDFGFDFPVSDSPLGLVHADELISNGFLVPLFVKEVKMVRFDDKGCYMPTTTASTSEITVHSTRRVRCASLRRCHRLSKRFFQKYVKFLLRPLLYRKRRDSSSSIAMSSNRNWELSAATSPRTSLAYSADDNWRRSCDSESSIYEAVLHCKRTQGM; this is encoded by the exons ATGGAAGCTAGCTTGCAGACTCCCTCCATTGAGAGTTTCTCCTACAGTTGGCTGGCTAACTTGAAGCCATCATCGTTCGAGGACTCATTGATCTCATCCGATCACGATGAAGGAGCCTCCTTCATCGAGATGGATCCAAGGCTGCCACCCTCAAAGAGATTCATCCGAGTTTCCTCTGATTTTGGTTTCGATTTCCCTGTCTCGGACTCCCCATTAGGCCTTGTTCACGCCGATGAGCTCATTTCCAACGGCTTCCTCGTCCCCCTTTTTGTCAAGGAAGTGAAGATGGTCAGGTTTGACGACAAGGGCTGCTACATGCCAACAACTACTGCTTCCACTTCTGAGATAACGGTGCATTCAACAAGGCGTGTGCGCTGTGCCTCGTTGAGGAGGTGCCACAGATTGTCGAAGAGATTCTTCCAGAAGTATGTCAAGTTCTTGTTGAGGCCTCTTCTTTATAGGAAGAGGCGGGATAGCAGTAGTAGCATCGCAATGAGCAGCAACCGGAACTGGGAGCTGTCGGCTGCGACCTCACCACGGACGAGCTTGGCCTACTCCGCTGATGATAACTGGCGCAGGTCTTGCGATTCGGAGAGCTCAATCTATGAAGCAGTGCTCCACTGCAAAAGAACTCAGG GTATGTAA
- the LOC121752051 gene encoding peroxisome biosynthesis protein PAS1-like — translation MEQKHVILSALGVGVGVGVGLGLVSGSTVGRWTANATCAAADGVSAQQIETELLRVVVDGKESGISFEEFPYYVSERTRIALTTAAYVHLKHLDVSKHARTLSPVSRAILLSGPAESYQQALASALAQHFEAKLLLLDLHEFSLKMQGKYNIIKKDSSLPRSISETTLERMSSFLGSFSALPPKDRGTSSGQRSVLDATTRNSEGVGNSLRPCRSSSVSSDMSSISTLSSSSNPARSKHVSSWPFDEKVLLQSLYKVLVSVSQTNSIILYIRDVERLFLQSPRLYKLFDRMLKKLTGSILVLGSRMLGLDDTSSEVDEKLSILFPYNIDISPPEDENNLVSWNSQLEEDMRKMQFQDNKNHIAEVLAANDIECDDLGAICHADTMILSHFIEEIIVSALSYHLMNNKDPEYRNGKLVISSKSLCHGLSIFQEGKSGSKDTLKMETNAEGFKDPKAKESGVSKPGSKFETKSGNKNETEKPTSTKADGDNASTLKPEIPPDNEFEKRIRPEVIPASEIGVTFADIGALDETKESLQELVMLPLRRPDLFNGGLLKPCRGILLFGPPGTGKTMLAKAIANEAGASFINVSMSTITSKWFGEDEKNVRALFTLAAKVSPTIIFVDEVDSMLGQRTRVGEHEAMRKIKNEFMTHWDGLLTKPGERILVLAATNRPFDLDEAIIRRFERRIMVDLPSSENREKILKTMLSKEKAEALDFKELATMTEGYSGSDLKNLCVTAAYRPVRELIQQEREKDMAKKQTEKEGESSEDASSTSDESKEEKVISLRALNMEDLRQAKNQVAASFASEGAIMGELKQWNELYGEGGSRKKKQLSYFL, via the exons ATGGAGCAGAAGCACGTGATTCTGTCGGCATTGGGAGTGGGGGTCGGGGTAGGTGTGGGGCTGGGATTAGTGTCTGGCTCGACCGTCGGGAGATGGACGGCGAATGCCACCTGCGCGGCGGCGGACGGCGTCTCCGCTCAGCAGATTGAGACGGAGCTTCTTAGAGTAGTTGTTGATGGCAAGGAGAGCGGGATTTCCTTTGAGGAATTTCCGTATTATGTCAG TGAGCGGACACGTATAGCGTTGACGACCGCAGCATATGTTCATCTAAAACACTTAGATGTATCTAAGCACGCTCGAACTCTTTCTCCAGTCAGCAGGGCTATATTGCTGTCGGGGCCTGCAG AGTCATACCAGCAAGCACTTGCCAGTGCTCTGGCGCAGCATTTTGAGGCAAAGTTGCTTTTGCTGGATTTACATGAGTTTTCATTGAAG ATGCAGGGCAAGTATAACATCATAAAGAAAGACTCT TCTCTACCTAGGTCTATCTCAGAAACGACTTTGGAAAGAATGTCCAGTTTTCTAGGTTCCTTCTCTGCTCTTCCCCCGAAAGACAGAG GCACGTCATCTGGGCAAAGAAGTGTGCTGGATGCCACAACAAG GAATTCTGAAGGAGTCGGCAACTCCCTAAGGCCTTGCAGAAGTTCCTCGGTCTCTTCAGATATGAGTAGCATAAGCACCCTCTCATCCTCTTCAAATCCAG CTCGTTCCAAGCACGTTAGCAGCTGGCCTTTTGATGAGAAAGTTCTCTTACAGTCACTGTATAAG GTGTTGGTTTCAGTTTCTCAAACAAATAGTATCATTCTTTACATCCGGGATGTTGAGAGACTTTTTTTACAATCCCCAAGATTATACAAATTATTCGACAGAATGTTGAAGAAATTAACTGGATCCATTTTAGTTCTTGGTTCTCGGATGTTGGGTCTTGATGACACTTCGAGTGAAGTAGACGAGAAACtaagtattttatttccttACAACATCGACATCAGTCCACCGGAAGATGAAAATAATCTTGTCAGCTGGAATAGTCAATTGGAGGAGGATATGCGAAAGATGCAGTTTCAGGATAACAAGAATCATATTGCTGAGGTACTTGCAGCAAATGATATCGAGTGTGATGATCTCGGAGCAATATGCCATGCTGACACCATGATCCTGAGTCACTTCATCGAGGAAATTATCGTTTCTGCTCTATCATATCATTTGATGAATAATAAGGATCCAGAGTATCGGAACGGGAAGCTTGTCATATCATCTAAGAG TTTGTGCCACGGATTAAGCATATTCCAAGAGGGTAAAAGTGGTAGCAAAGATACCCTTAAGATGGAGACTAATGCTGAAGGTTTCAAG GATCCCAAAGCAAAAGAGAGTGGTGTATCAAAACCTGGATCAAAGTTTGAAACAAAATCTGGGAACAAGAACGAGACAGAAAAGCCAACTTCAACAAAGGCAGATGGCGATAATGCATCAACATTGAAGCCG GAAATTCCTCCGGACAATGAATTTGAGAAACGCATCAGGCCAGAAGTCATCCCCGCAAGTGAGATTGGAGTAACATTTGCAGATATTGGGGCTCTAGATGAGACTAAAGAATCACTTCAGGAGCTTGTTATGCTTCCTCTCAGAAGGCCAGACCTCTTCAACGGTGGGCTTCTGAAGCCTTGCCGAGGCATATTACTCTTTGGTCCTCCTGGTACAGGAAAAACAATGCTTGCCAAGGCCATTGCCAATGAGGCCGGGGCTAGCTTCATAAATGTATCGATGTCAACCATCACTTCAAAATGGTTCGGAGAAGATGAGAAGAATGTCCGAGCTCTTTTCACACTTGCAGCAAAGGTTTCTCCCACAATCATTTTTGTAGATGAGGTCGACAGTATGCTAGGGCAGCGGACAAGAGTAGGCGAGCATGAGGCAAtgcgaaaaataaaaaatgagttcATGACACACTGGGACGGGCTATTAACAAAACCTGGAGAGCGGATTCTTGTTCTTGCAGCAACAAACAGGCCTTTCGACCTAGATGAAGCCATCATTAGGCGTTTTGAGCGCAG AATCATGGTTGATCTGCCTTCTTCCGAGAATAGAGAAAAGATCTTGAAAACAATGCTGTCAAAGGAAAAGGCGGAAGCTCTAGACTTTAAAGAACTTGCAACAATGACAGAAGGATATAGTGGAAGTGATCTCAAG AATCTGTGTGTGACAGCAGCTTACCGCCCCGTGAGAGAACTCATACAACAAGAGAGGGAGAAGGATATG GCAAAGAAACAGACAGAGAAAGAAGGTGAAAGCTCTGAAGATGCTTCTTCAACATCAGATGAAAgtaaagaagaaaaagtaatttCTTTAAGGGCCTTAAACATGGAAGACTTGAGGCAAGCAAAGAATCAG GTTGCAGCAAGTTTTGCCTCAGAGGGAGCCATAATGGGCGAGCTAAAGCAATGGAACGAGCTATACGGAGAAGGGGGCTCGAGGAAGAAGAAGCAGTTATCTTATTTCCTTTAG